From the Sphingomonas sabuli genome, the window CGGGTTCTGCAGGAAGTGCCGCAGCAGGCGGTATTCGGTCGGGCCGAGCGAAACCGGCGTACCGTCGCGGCGGACGCGGTGGGCCGACACGTCCATTTCGATCCCGGCATAGCCCAGTTTTTCGGCCAGCAGGTTGGGGCTGGCGCGGCGGAGCAGGGCCTTGGCGCGGGCGATCAGCTCTTTCGGGCTGAAGGGCTTGGTGATGAAATCGTCGGCGCCGGTTTCCAGCCCGCGGATGCGGTCCTCCTCCTCGCCGCGGGCGGTCAGCATGAGGATCGGCATGCGGTTGTGCACCCGGCTGCGACGCAGGCGGCGGCAGACCTCGATACCGCTGACATCCTCGATCATCCAGTCGAGGATCAGCAAGGCCGGGCGAATTTCCTCGACCAGCACGAGCGCTTCCTCGCCCGACGGCGTGGTCGTGACGGTGAAGCTTTCCTTGGCGAAATGGTGCTTGATGAGATCGGCGATGGCGCGGTCGTCCTCGACCACCAGCACCCGCTTCGCGGCGTTGCTCGCCATGGCTACAGCGCCCCGGCCTTCTCCAGCCGCTCGGTCATCTGCCCGCCGGTAGCCGCGTAATAGACCATCTCGGCGATGTTGGTGGCATGGTCGCCGACCCGCTCAAGGTTCTTGGCGACGAACAGCAACTGGGTCGCGTGGCTGATGTTGTTGGGCTTTTCCATCATGAAGGTCAGCAGGGTGCGGAAGATGGAATCGTAGAAATCGTCCAGCGCCTGGTCGCGTTCGGCGACCTTGACCGCCGCTTCGGCGTCGCGGTTGACGAAGGCGTCGAGCACGTCGTGCACCATGTGAGTGGCGATGCGCGCCATTTCCGGGAGCAGGGACAGCGGCTCGAGATGGCCGACGTCCTGCAGCTCCGGCACCCGGCGGGCGATGTTCTTGGCATAGTCGCCGATCCGTTCGACCACGCCCGAGATTTTCAGCGCGGCGACGGAATCGCGCAAGTCGCCGGCCATCGGCGCGCGCAGTGCGATCAGCTGCACCACGCGGCGCTCGGTTTCGATTTCCAGCGCATCGAGCTTCTTGTCGTCCTGGACGATCCGCCGGGCGCCGGCGACGTCGCGCTCGACCAGGCAGCGCATGGCCTCGCCGATGGCATGTTCGGCCAGCCCGCCCATTTCGCTGATCAGCGCCCGCAGGCGATCCAGGTCCTGGTCGAAGGCCTTGAGCGTATGTTCGCGCTCGTGCTGCATCATCTACTCCCGATCAGCCGTACCGGCCGGTGATGTAATCCTGGGTCCGCCGCTCGCGGGGATTGGTAAAGATCTCGCTGGTCTTGCCGTATTCGACCAGCTCGCCGAGGTGGAAGAAGGCGGTGCGCTGCGACACGCGCGCGGCCTGCTGCATATTGTGGGTGACGATGGCGATGGCGTAGCGGCCGCGCAGCTCGTGGATCAGCTCCTCGATCTTCGCGGTCGCGATCGGATCGAGCGCCGAACAGGGCTCGTCCATCAGGATCACTTCGGGATCGACGGCGATCGCGCGGGCAATGCACAGGCGCTGCTGCTGACCGCCGGACAGGGCCGTGCCGCTTTCCTGCAGCCGGTCCTTGACCTCGTCCCACAGGCCGGCGCGCTTCAGCGACCGCTCGACGATCTCGGCCAGTTCGGTCTTGTTCTGGGCAAGGCCGTGGATGCGCGGGCCGTAGGCGACGTTTTCGAAGATCGACTTGGGGAAGGGATTGGGCTTCTGGAACACCATGCCGACGCGGGCGCGCAGCTGCACGACGTCCATGCGCGGCGAATAAATGTCCTCGCCGTCCAGCTCGATCTCGCCGGTCACCCGGGCCGAGGGAATGGTGTCGTTCATGCGGTTGAGGCAACGCAGGAAGGTCGACTTGCCGCAGCCCGACGGGCCGATGAAGGCGGTGACGCGATCGTCGAAAATCTGGATCGACACGTCCTTCAGCGCCTGCTTGTCGCCATAGCTGACGGACACGTCGCGGGCCTGCATCTTGGCCGAGCCCTGTGGCGGGTTGAGCGGCGCGGTGTCGATGGTTTCCGCCGACGGACGCACCGCCGGAGCGACCGGTTGCACTTCGGCTTCCGGCTCGGGCTCGGGCACGGCTTCCGGCCCCATCGTTTCCTGCTGGTCGCGCGCCGCCTCGGCCGCGATCGCGGTGGACTGGACGGGCACCGGCTCGACCGGCGTGATGGGCAGTTTTTCCTTCATCAATCCTATCCTACCACTTCCGCTCGAAGCGGTTCCGCAAATAGATCGCCAGGCCGTTCATCAGCAGCATGAACAGCAACAGGACTATGATCGCCGCGCTCGTCTTCTCGACGAAGGCGCGGTCGACTTCGTCCGACCACAGGAAGATTTGCACCGGCAAAACCGTGGCCGGATCGGTGATTCCGCCGGGCGGGGTGGCGATGAACGCGCGCATGCCGATCATCAGCAGCGGTGCGGTTTCGCCGAGGGCGCGGGCCATGCCGATGATCGTGCCCGTCAGGATGCCCGGCAGAGCCAGCGGCAACACATGGTGGAACACCACCTGCATTCGCGACGCGCCGACGCCGAGCGCGGCGTCGCGGATCGACGGCGGCACCGACTTGATCGCGTTGCGCGCGGCGATGACGATGACCGGCATGGTCATCAGCGCCAGCGTCAGGCCCCCGACCAGCGGGGCCGACCGCGGCAGGTGCATGAAGTTGAGGAACACGGCGAGGCCCAGCAGGCCGAAGATGATCGAGGGCACCGCGGCAAGGTTGTTGATCGACACTTCGATCGCGTCGCTCCAGCGGTTGCGGGCGGCGAATTCTTCCAAGTAGACGGCGGCCAGCACGCCGACCGGAAAGGCCAGCAGCATGGTCACCAGGATGGTCAGCATGCTGCCTTTGAGCGCACCCCAGATGCCGACCGCCGACGGGTCGGTGCCGTCGGAAGCGGTGAGGAAGCCGACGTTGAAGCCGCGGCGCAACGCCCCGTCGGATTGCAGCCGGCCGACCAGCTGTTCGGCATCGGGCGCCCCGCTGCCGCTGGCGGCGGTGGCCACGGCGCCGGACACCGGCAGCCAGACGTCGGCGCGGCGTTCGACCATGGTCGGGTCTTCGATCAGGGCATCGCCCAGCGCGCGGACGGCGGCGGCGCCGAACATGTCTTCCGCCTGCGCGCCGAAAGCGGCGGTGGCGGCGCCGACGATGGCGCTTTCAAGGTCCGCACCGACCACCGCCTGCTGGGCGTCCGGACCGCGCAGCGTTGCAGGGTCGAGGATCAGGTCGGAGCGGGGAAAGTCGATCGTCAGCCGCGCTTCGGTCTGGGTGAAGCCGCCGATGCCTTTCCACGCCATGGTGACGAGCAGGAAGGCGAGGAAGATGGCGGACGCGGCGACGGCGAGCAGGCCGAGCAGGCGGAACCGCCGTTCGGACGCGTAGCGCTTGCGCAGCCGGTCGCTGGAGCTGGCTGCGCTCCACCGTTCGCTGGGGCTGACGTTCGCCGCGCTATTCATAAGCTTCTCGATATTTGCGCACGACGTGGAGCGCGATGAGGTTGAGCACCAGGGTGATCAGGAACAGCGCCAGGCCGAGGGCGAAGGCGGCCAGCGTCTTGGGGCTGTCGAATTCCTGATCGCCGGTCAGCAGCTGGACGATTTGGGTGGTGACGGTGGTCACGCTTTCGAACGGATTGGCGGTCAGGTTGGCGGCAAGGCCGGCGGCCATGACGACGATCATGGTTTCGCCGATCGCTCGGCTGACGGCGAGCAGGACGCCGCCGACCACGCCGGGCAAGGCGGCCGGAAGCACGACCTTGCGGATGGTTTCGGACTGGGTCGCGCCCATCGCCAGCGAACCGTCGCGCATCGCCTGCGGCACCGCCGCGATGCTGTCGTCGGCAATCGAGCTCACGAACGGAATGATCATGATGCCCATGACGAGACCGGCGGCCAGCGCGCTTTCGCTGCTGGCCGACGAAATGCCGATGGAAATGGCAAAGTCGCGCACCGCCGGGGCGACCGTCAGCGCGGCGAAATAGCCGTAGACCACGGTCGGGACGCCGGCGAGGATTTCGAGCAGCGGCTTCATCCACGAGCGGACCGCGGGGCGCGCATATTGGGTAAGATAGATGGCGCTCATCAGACCCAGCGGAATGGCGACCAGCATGGCGATGATCGCGCCGATGAAGATCGTGCCCCACAGCAAGGGGATCCAGCCGAACGCGCCGGACGAACCGACCTGGTCGGCGCGGATCGCGGTCTGCGGGCTCCAGGTCGTGCCGAACAGGAATTCGCCGACCGGCACCTTGGAGAAGAAACGCAAGGTTTCGAACATCAGCGACAGGACGATGCCAAGCGTGGTCAGAATGGCGATCAGCGACGCGACCACCAGCAGTCCCATCAGCCAGCGTTCGACCGCCGTACGGGCGCGGAATTCGAGCTTCGTCTTGCGCGCGGCGATCGCGGCAAGAACTAGGGCGAGCAAGATGGCGATGCCGCCGCCGATCGAAGCGTAGAGCGCGCGGTTCTTGGCGAACAGCGGGGCGAGGCCGGCCGATTCGGGATTGAAGCCGACGTCGCGGGCGCCGCTGGCGATTTCACGCGCTTCGGCGATGATCGCGTCGCGCTGCATGTCGAAGGCGGGCAGGGCCTGGCCCTGCGGCGTGGCCAGCACGGCCTGGTCGACAAGATGGGTCTGGATCGGGCTCCAGATGGCAAGGAACAGCAGGGCCGGGAGCGCCGCCCACAGCAAAGCGTAGGACGCATGATAGACGGGGAGCGAATGCATCCGCCCCGCCGTCCGCAAGGTCCGGGCCCGGCGGAAGGCAAGCCACGCCGCCCCGGTCGCAACCAGGAGGACGGCGACGAGCGCTAGTCCAAGAGTCATGCGCTCGCCGCCGGCCCGGTTAGTTGAGTTCGGACTTTTGCAGCGGCTTCAGCGCCTTGGCCTGTTCGCCAGAGGCACCGGCGTCCGCAGCGCCGAGCGGAACCAGCCCGCGCCGCTGAAGCGGCCCGTCCTTGCCCCACATCGACGCGTAGGTCGCGATGAATTCCCGCATCATCGGCTTGGCCTGCAGATGCTCGCCCTTCACGTAGACGTAGAGCTTGCGAGCGCCCGGATATTCGAGGTTGCTGATGGTATCGGTGGTCGGGGTGATGCCCGCGATCGCCACCGGCTGCAGCTTGTCCTGGTTTTCCTCGAAGAAGCTGTAGCCGAGGACGCCAAGCGTGCCCGGATCGGCCGAGACCTTTTGCACCAGCAGATTGTCGTTTTCGCCCGCTTCGACGAACGCGCCGTCTTCGCGGATCTTGGTGCAGACGTCCTTGTACTGGTCTTCGTTGCTGTCCTTCAGCGCCTTCATCTCGGGATTGGCCTGGCAGCCCTTCTCCATGATCAGTTCGGACAGGCTGTCGCGCGTGCCGGACGTCGGCGGCGGACCGAGGACGCGGATCTTGGTCGCGGGCAGCGACGGATCGATGTCCTTCCAGGTCTGCGCCTTGTTCGGGCCCTTGCCGTAAGGATTGGCGGCCAGCGCTTCGTAGATCTGCTGGGTGGTGAGGTTCAGAGCCGGCTGACCCTTGGCTTCGATCAGCGTCAGGCCGTCGATGCCGACCGGCACTTCGATGACCTGGTTGACGCCGGCCGCGGCGCAGGAATCGAACTCGCTGGCCTTCAGGCGACGCGAGGAATTGACCATGTCCGGATGGTCGTTGCCGACGCCCGAGCAGAACAGCTTGATGCCCGCGCCAGAGCCGGTCGATTCCACGATCACGTTGGTCCCGGGATGCGCCTGCTGGAACTGTTCGGCCACCGCGGTCGAGAACGGATAGACCGTCGAGGACCCGACGATCTTCAGCTGGCTGCCCGATCCGGAGCCCGATTCGCCGCCGCTTCCGCAGGCCGCCAGCAATGCTGCGAATGGCAGCAGAAAGAGTGACTTGGTCATGAATTCTCCCTTTCGGGGATACCCCCCGCGCTGGCGGAAATAGCGGCCAATGCTGACGCGCTTATTGCAGCGATTTTACAGTTTCGTGACAGTCGCGACGATCAGTCGGACGCGGGCAGGCGAATGGTGACAGTGGTGCCCGCGCCGGGGTCGCTGGCGATGGCCAATTCGCCGCGGTGGCGCTCCACGATATGCTTGACGATGGCGAGGCCAAGGCCGGTGCCGCCGGTGTCGCGGCTGCGCGCCGCATCGACCCGGTAAAAGCGGCGGGTGACGAAGGGCAGGTGTTCGCGCGGGATGCCTGGCCCGGTGTCGCTGACGTCGAGGCGGATCCAGCGGCCTTCGCGATAGGCGGCAAGGCGAATCCGGCAGTCCGGACTGGCGCAGCCGTACCGCACCGCGTTCTGAAGCAGATTGTCGACGACCTGCGTGATCTGCGGCAGGTCGCCGCGAGTCGGGGCCAGCCCGTCCTCCAGCGTGGTTTCGACGGTGCAGCCGCGCTTCCTGGAGATTTCGCGGACGCGTTCGACCGCGCCGCTGACGACCGATGCGATCGATACGCTGTCGGTCGGGGCAACGAAGCGTCCGGCCTCGATCCGCGACAGGCTCATCAGATCTTCGATGATGCGCAGCATGCGCTTGGCTTCGCCGCGGATAGTGGCGGCGAAGCTGGAGGTGGTCGCGGGGTCGAGCCCGCCGTCCTCGAGGCTTTCGGCATAGCCGAGGATGGCGGTCAGCGGGGTGCGCAGCTCGTGACTGGCATTGGCGACGAAATCGACCCGCATCTTTTCCGCCGCATGGGCGGCCGAGCGGTCGATGAGCGTGATCAGCGCGCCGGCGCCCCCCAGCGACCGCAGGGTCAGGCGCCACGGGCGGCCGACCGCGCCGACGCCGGTAAAATCGATATCGCCGGGATTGCCGGCGTGGACGAATTCAAGCGCCTGCGGCTGGCGGATGGCAAGCCGCACGTCGCTGCCCTGGATGCTTGGCCCGAGCAGCGTGCGGGCGTGCTTGTTGGCGGCGCGGATGATGCCGCGGTCGATGATCATCGCGGGATCGTCGATCGCTTCGAGCAATGCCCGGCTGGCCTGGTCCAACGTCGTCATCGCCGGGGCGTTAGCGGATGCAGGGGCGGTGCTGCCAGTGCGATCGTCGGCGAAAGGGGAGGGCGATGAAGAAACGCTCCCCCGCCCGGTGTCGGGCGAGGGAGCGCTATTTCGCCGGGGACGGGCGAACATGCGATTGCCTAGAAGTCGATCTGCGAGCGCAGCCCGAGCATGTCGACGCTGTAGTTGCGATCTCCGTCCGGAAGGATGGTCGACGCGCCGCTGTAGACGATGTGCCCATAGTTGAGGCCGAACATCAGATAATCCATCGGCTTCCAGTTGAGCGATGCCTGATAGGCATTCTGGCGGCCGCCGCCGATAAGGCCGTCGGTCAGGTCCAGATAATCGTAGCGCAGGTTGAAGCCGATCGAGCCCCAGCCGCCCTTGTCGAACGGGTTCTTGACCTTCACTCGGTCCCACTTGCCGCCCTTGTAGCCGCGCGATTCACCGGTGAAGAAATAGCCGGCATCGACATAGGCGCCGAAGAACGTCGGGTCGTCGAAGCCGTTGCGGCCGACCTTCTGCCAATAGGCTTCGCTGACCGCGTAGAACGGACCGAAAATGCCGGCCGCTTCAAGGCCGTAGCCGGTTTCGCTTTCAGCACCTTCGATCGAGCCCGTGTCGATGAACCGGACGTCGGTCGTGTGGATCGCCGGACGCTGCCGGTAACGGACCGAGGTGGCTGCGTCGTTGAGGTCGCGCCAGTGATACGAACCGCCGAAGTGCAGCTGGTTGTCGCCAAGCTTCGGCGCGTAGACCAGGCGGGTATCAAAGCCGTAGCTGTTGTTGTCGTCGCCAATGCTGTTGAGGTCGGCGATCGAATCGGTGAACAGGCCCCCCTGAACCAGCAGCGGGCCCCGGGTATATTGCGCCGAGACACCGATGCGGCGTTCGAAGCCGAAGGCGTCGGTGAAGGCCGCGCGTTCGATGAACGAGCTGTTGAGCGAGCTGGTCAGTTCTTCCAGCGACTGGAAATTGTTGTGCTGGCCGACGATGAATTCGACCGGGCCTACAGCCTTCGAGATGAAGGCGTCGGCGAATTCGGCTTCACCGGTGGCGAAGTCGATTTCGAACTTGTAGCCGAAGTCGCCCGGCATCGTGCCTTCGACGCCGAGGCGCGCGCGGCGGACTTCGTTGGAGAAGCCGAGGCCGGCATTGTCGTAATCCTTGGGCGAGCTGACGTAGCCGAAGTCGTACATCAAACGGCCGCGGGGCTTGAAGCTCCAGCCGCTGTCCTTGTCGACGAACTGGGGCGCGCCCTTCCACGCGGGCTGGGCCTTTTCGGTTTGCTTCTTCAGCTCTTCGAGCGATTCCTGAAGCGCTTCGACCTGGGCCTGGAGGAGTTCCAGCTTGGCCTGCGCGGCATCGACATCGGTGGTCTGCGCGATGGTCGCGTCGGCCGCTGCGTCGGAGGTGTCGACCGCTTCCTGGGCGTAGGCCGGAGCGGTGAGGAGGATGGCCGAGCTGCCGAGCAGCGCGGTGATGACAGTCGAGAGTTTCATTGGTCCCCGCCTAATTTTCTTATGGAGAGTTGGGGCGGCCGTTTGCCGCGGCCGCCCGGGTTAAGTGGCAAGCAACGACTATTTGAGCGCCGCGAGGTTGAGCGGCTTGAGCGCGCGAGCGGCCGTCTGGCTGCCGGCGCGGATGGCGGTCGGCGCGGCGATCAGTCCGGCGCGGCGCAGGTAGCCCTTGGGGCCGAATGCGCTTTCCTTCGTGAATTCCGCGACGAAGGCGCGGATCGACGGGATTGCCCCGACGTGCGCGTTCTTGACGTAGATGTAGAGCGGCCGGGCGCCGGGATATTTGAAGGCGCTGATCGCGTCATAGGTCGGAGCGACGCCGTTGATCGTCAGGCCCTTCACCTTGTTCATATTCTCTTCGAGATAGGAGTAGCCGAAGATGCCGATGGTGCCGGAATTGGCGGCCAGCTTCTGGACGATCAGATTGTCGTTTTCGCCGGCTTCGATGAAGGCGCCGTCTTCGCGCATCGCGGTGCAGATGGCCTTGTGCTTCTTCTCGTCGGTCTTCTTCATCGCCTTCATGCCGCTGCTGGTTTCGCAGCCGGCGGTCATGATCAGCTCACCCAGCGCGTCGCGGGTGCCGCTGGTCGGCGGCGGGCCGTAAACGCGGATGGCGATCGCCGGCAGCTTCGGATTGACGTCCTTCCAGGTCTTGGCCCGGTTGGGCTTGCCGAACGGCGTCTTCGCCAGCGCCATGTAAACGTCGCGGGTTGTGAGGCCCGACAGCGGCGTGTTGCGGGCGGTGGCCAGCGCGATGCCGTCGATGCCAACCTGGATTTCGGTAATCTTGGTGACGCCGTTGGACGCACAGGTCCTGGCTTCCGACGCCTTCATCCGGCGCGACGCATTGGCGACGTCCGGGAAGCGTTCGCCGACGCCCGAGCAGAACAGCTTGATGCCGCCGCCGGTGCCGGTCGATTCGATGAGCGGCGTGCCCAGCTTCGGATTGGCCGCGGCGACCCGCTCGGCAACGACCTTGGCGAACGGATAGACGGTCGAGGAGCCCACCGCATGCATGCGGTTGCGCGCTTCGGCGCCGGTTGCAGGAAAGGCTACAACGGCCGCTGCGGCCGCTGCGAACAGCAGGTTTTTCGTGTGCATTTGAAAGTCCCCTTTGGGCGGCAACCGCGCCACCCCGGCGACTCGTGAAATAGAAGTGCACTGCTACGCGACCGTGACGCGTTTGTTACAGCGGTGTGACGACCTTGGGCGCAAAGAAAAAGGCGGAGCCGAAGCCCCGCCTTGATCTCCCCCCTCCAGGAAACTGTCGTGATTTAGGCGCGGTAAAAGATGTGCGCGCCGATCTTGTCAACATAGCTGAGCCGGCGGCCCCACGACGGCGCGACATAGTCGGCGTGATACCACAGCACGTCATTGTCGAGGCTGGGATAAGCGTTGGCCATGGCCAGGCGGGCAATGCCCTGCGCCCGGGCCCAGGACGCCGACTGGAAATTGATCGCCGGGAAATTGCCGGTGTGCGGATTGACGAAGGAGAACTGCCACGGCTGCTTCATCACTTCGCACCAGCTGGCGGGATACTTGCCCGACGCGGCGCGGTTCATGACGACCCGGGCGACGGCAAGCTGGCCATCGACCGATTCGCCGCGCGCTTCGAAATAAACGGTGGTGGCGAGGCAGGTGGCCTGCTCATCCAGCGTGGTGCCGGCGGCAAAGCGGTCGACCAGCGCGTAAAGCGGCCAGCCGGCGTTGCGCAGCCAGGCGGCTTCGCGGGCGATCTTGGCGTTTTCCGCCTGGCGCGGATCGATGGTGGTGCCGAACAGGCCGCCGACCGCGTTGTTGAACATGGTCTGGGTGGTCTGGACGGTACGCTGGACCGCGGCGACGACCGGCGTCTTGGCGACCGTCGCACCCGTCAGCGAATAGCTGGTGTTCAGAAGTGGCGTGGACGTTGGTGCCGGTGCGGA encodes:
- the phoB gene encoding phosphate regulon transcriptional regulator PhoB — encoded protein: MASNAAKRVLVVEDDRAIADLIKHHFAKESFTVTTTPSGEEALVLVEEIRPALLILDWMIEDVSGIEVCRRLRRSRVHNRMPILMLTARGEEEDRIRGLETGADDFITKPFSPKELIARAKALLRRASPNLLAEKLGYAGIEMDVSAHRVRRDGTPVSLGPTEYRLLRHFLQNPEKVFSRQQLLDLVWQHSEEIELRTVDVHIRRLRKALETAGSDDVIRTVRSEGYSLDANA
- the phoU gene encoding phosphate signaling complex protein PhoU; amino-acid sequence: MMQHEREHTLKAFDQDLDRLRALISEMGGLAEHAIGEAMRCLVERDVAGARRIVQDDKKLDALEIETERRVVQLIALRAPMAGDLRDSVAALKISGVVERIGDYAKNIARRVPELQDVGHLEPLSLLPEMARIATHMVHDVLDAFVNRDAEAAVKVAERDQALDDFYDSIFRTLLTFMMEKPNNISHATQLLFVAKNLERVGDHATNIAEMVYYAATGGQMTERLEKAGAL
- the pstB gene encoding phosphate ABC transporter ATP-binding protein PstB, with the translated sequence MQARDVSVSYGDKQALKDVSIQIFDDRVTAFIGPSGCGKSTFLRCLNRMNDTIPSARVTGEIELDGEDIYSPRMDVVQLRARVGMVFQKPNPFPKSIFENVAYGPRIHGLAQNKTELAEIVERSLKRAGLWDEVKDRLQESGTALSGGQQQRLCIARAIAVDPEVILMDEPCSALDPIATAKIEELIHELRGRYAIAIVTHNMQQAARVSQRTAFFHLGELVEYGKTSEIFTNPRERRTQDYITGRYG
- the pstA gene encoding phosphate ABC transporter permease PstA, coding for MNSAANVSPSERWSAASSSDRLRKRYASERRFRLLGLLAVAASAIFLAFLLVTMAWKGIGGFTQTEARLTIDFPRSDLILDPATLRGPDAQQAVVGADLESAIVGAATAAFGAQAEDMFGAAAVRALGDALIEDPTMVERRADVWLPVSGAVATAASGSGAPDAEQLVGRLQSDGALRRGFNVGFLTASDGTDPSAVGIWGALKGSMLTILVTMLLAFPVGVLAAVYLEEFAARNRWSDAIEVSINNLAAVPSIIFGLLGLAVFLNFMHLPRSAPLVGGLTLALMTMPVIVIAARNAIKSVPPSIRDAALGVGASRMQVVFHHVLPLALPGILTGTIIGMARALGETAPLLMIGMRAFIATPPGGITDPATVLPVQIFLWSDEVDRAFVEKTSAAIIVLLLFMLLMNGLAIYLRNRFERKW
- the pstC gene encoding phosphate ABC transporter permease subunit PstC, which translates into the protein MTLGLALVAVLLVATGAAWLAFRRARTLRTAGRMHSLPVYHASYALLWAALPALLFLAIWSPIQTHLVDQAVLATPQGQALPAFDMQRDAIIAEAREIASGARDVGFNPESAGLAPLFAKNRALYASIGGGIAILLALVLAAIAARKTKLEFRARTAVERWLMGLLVVASLIAILTTLGIVLSLMFETLRFFSKVPVGEFLFGTTWSPQTAIRADQVGSSGAFGWIPLLWGTIFIGAIIAMLVAIPLGLMSAIYLTQYARPAVRSWMKPLLEILAGVPTVVYGYFAALTVAPAVRDFAISIGISSASSESALAAGLVMGIMIIPFVSSIADDSIAAVPQAMRDGSLAMGATQSETIRKVVLPAALPGVVGGVLLAVSRAIGETMIVVMAAGLAANLTANPFESVTTVTTQIVQLLTGDQEFDSPKTLAAFALGLALFLITLVLNLIALHVVRKYREAYE
- a CDS encoding substrate-binding domain-containing protein produces the protein MTKSLFLLPFAALLAACGSGGESGSGSGSQLKIVGSSTVYPFSTAVAEQFQQAHPGTNVIVESTGSGAGIKLFCSGVGNDHPDMVNSSRRLKASEFDSCAAAGVNQVIEVPVGIDGLTLIEAKGQPALNLTTQQIYEALAANPYGKGPNKAQTWKDIDPSLPATKIRVLGPPPTSGTRDSLSELIMEKGCQANPEMKALKDSNEDQYKDVCTKIREDGAFVEAGENDNLLVQKVSADPGTLGVLGYSFFEENQDKLQPVAIAGITPTTDTISNLEYPGARKLYVYVKGEHLQAKPMMREFIATYASMWGKDGPLQRRGLVPLGAADAGASGEQAKALKPLQKSELN
- a CDS encoding sensor histidine kinase, with the translated sequence MTTLDQASRALLEAIDDPAMIIDRGIIRAANKHARTLLGPSIQGSDVRLAIRQPQALEFVHAGNPGDIDFTGVGAVGRPWRLTLRSLGGAGALITLIDRSAAHAAEKMRVDFVANASHELRTPLTAILGYAESLEDGGLDPATTSSFAATIRGEAKRMLRIIEDLMSLSRIEAGRFVAPTDSVSIASVVSGAVERVREISRKRGCTVETTLEDGLAPTRGDLPQITQVVDNLLQNAVRYGCASPDCRIRLAAYREGRWIRLDVSDTGPGIPREHLPFVTRRFYRVDAARSRDTGGTGLGLAIVKHIVERHRGELAIASDPGAGTTVTIRLPASD
- a CDS encoding porin is translated as MKLSTVITALLGSSAILLTAPAYAQEAVDTSDAAADATIAQTTDVDAAQAKLELLQAQVEALQESLEELKKQTEKAQPAWKGAPQFVDKDSGWSFKPRGRLMYDFGYVSSPKDYDNAGLGFSNEVRRARLGVEGTMPGDFGYKFEIDFATGEAEFADAFISKAVGPVEFIVGQHNNFQSLEELTSSLNSSFIERAAFTDAFGFERRIGVSAQYTRGPLLVQGGLFTDSIADLNSIGDDNNSYGFDTRLVYAPKLGDNQLHFGGSYHWRDLNDAATSVRYRQRPAIHTTDVRFIDTGSIEGAESETGYGLEAAGIFGPFYAVSEAYWQKVGRNGFDDPTFFGAYVDAGYFFTGESRGYKGGKWDRVKVKNPFDKGGWGSIGFNLRYDYLDLTDGLIGGGRQNAYQASLNWKPMDYLMFGLNYGHIVYSGASTILPDGDRNYSVDMLGLRSQIDF
- a CDS encoding substrate-binding domain-containing protein gives rise to the protein MHTKNLLFAAAAAAVVAFPATGAEARNRMHAVGSSTVYPFAKVVAERVAAANPKLGTPLIESTGTGGGIKLFCSGVGERFPDVANASRRMKASEARTCASNGVTKITEIQVGIDGIALATARNTPLSGLTTRDVYMALAKTPFGKPNRAKTWKDVNPKLPAIAIRVYGPPPTSGTRDALGELIMTAGCETSSGMKAMKKTDEKKHKAICTAMREDGAFIEAGENDNLIVQKLAANSGTIGIFGYSYLEENMNKVKGLTINGVAPTYDAISAFKYPGARPLYIYVKNAHVGAIPSIRAFVAEFTKESAFGPKGYLRRAGLIAAPTAIRAGSQTAARALKPLNLAALK
- a CDS encoding cell wall hydrolase, translating into MIKLLSRGVVAVMGSLMLTFAGPVSAQSAPAPTSTPLLNTSYSLTGATVAKTPVVAAVQRTVQTTQTMFNNAVGGLFGTTIDPRQAENAKIAREAAWLRNAGWPLYALVDRFAAGTTLDEQATCLATTVYFEARGESVDGQLAVARVVMNRAASGKYPASWCEVMKQPWQFSFVNPHTGNFPAINFQSASWARAQGIARLAMANAYPSLDNDVLWYHADYVAPSWGRRLSYVDKIGAHIFYRA